The following proteins are co-located in the Zonotrichia albicollis isolate bZonAlb1 chromosome 1, bZonAlb1.hap1, whole genome shotgun sequence genome:
- the MRPL36 gene encoding large ribosomal subunit protein bL36m, translated as MLSLLVRAAATAAPLRSLCRSSLCSLAPWGRAAGLPAGCPSWAPPPWRAPRGLLAVPPPPGPPPPAGLKTKTALRRRCKDCYIVRRRGRLYVCCKSNPRHKQRKG; from the coding sequence ATGCTGTCCCTCCTGGTCAGGGCCGCCGCCACGGCCGCCCCGCTGCGCTCGCTGTGCCGCTCGTCCCTGTGCTCGCTGGCCCCGTGGGGACGCGCGGCGGGGCTGCCCGCGGGCTGTCCGAGCTGGGCCCCGCCGCCGTGGCGGGCGCCCCGCGGGCTGCTGGCcgtgccgccgccgcccgggccgccgccgcccgccgggcTGAAGACGAAGACGGCGCTGAGGAGGCGCTGCAAGGACTGCTACATCGTGCGGCGGCGCGGGCGGCTCTACGTGTGCTGCAAGAGCAACCCCCGGCACAAGCAGCGCAAGGGGTAG